From Leptolyngbya sp. KIOST-1, one genomic window encodes:
- a CDS encoding DUF4090 family protein, producing the protein MSQTPTTGADAVDAAIAAGIDLDGTPIPPAKLDLYHQVMAKEAGRQRSGVSNSMRSRIVRIGAKHFSQDELNAMLAAADFAPLKDKEIAYFYGGK; encoded by the coding sequence ATGTCTCAGACTCCCACCACCGGGGCCGATGCCGTTGATGCCGCGATCGCAGCCGGCATCGATCTCGACGGCACCCCCATTCCCCCTGCCAAGCTCGACCTCTACCACCAGGTAATGGCGAAAGAAGCCGGGCGGCAGCGCAGCGGTGTCTCCAACTCCATGCGATCGCGGATTGTGCGAATTGGGGCCAAGCATTTTTCCCAGGATGAGCTGAACGCCATGCTGGCTGCCGCCGACTTTGCCCCTCTCAAAGACAAAGAGATCGCCTATTTCTACGGCGGCAAGTAG
- a CDS encoding Uma2 family endonuclease — MVTLQLRQLDVPPGQRLLLHDVSWDEFEAILAELGEQRGSRIAYANGLLEIMAPLPEHESDKEIIGDLIKALLEELDIEFRSLGSTTFKNATMLKGIEPDQCFYIQNEAAVRGKNRLDLTVDPPPDLVLEVDITSRTHPDTYAALGVPELWRRVGKTIRIYQLLDGQYVEVDNSPTFPGWSLQAAIPTYVAQSQVEGRNRAMRSFRQWVRGKIEN; from the coding sequence ATGGTTACTCTACAGCTACGCCAGCTAGATGTGCCCCCAGGGCAGCGATTGCTGCTCCACGATGTGAGCTGGGATGAGTTTGAGGCGATTTTGGCCGAACTGGGGGAACAGCGCGGCTCTCGCATTGCCTATGCCAACGGTTTGCTAGAGATTATGGCCCCATTGCCGGAACATGAGTCGGACAAGGAAATCATTGGCGATTTGATAAAAGCGTTGCTAGAAGAGCTCGACATTGAGTTTCGCAGTCTAGGCTCAACGACCTTTAAGAACGCCACCATGTTGAAGGGTATTGAGCCTGATCAGTGCTTTTACATTCAAAATGAAGCAGCGGTGCGCGGCAAAAACCGGCTAGATTTGACTGTAGACCCACCGCCGGATCTGGTTCTGGAGGTGGATATTACCTCCCGCACGCATCCAGATACCTATGCGGCTTTGGGCGTACCTGAGCTTTGGCGGCGGGTCGGAAAAACCATTCGGATTTATCAGCTTTTGGATGGCCAGTATGTGGAGGTAGACAACAGCCCTACGTTTCCGGGTTGGTCGCTGCAAGCGGCAATTCCTACCTATGTGGCCCAGAGCCAGGTGGAGGGGCGGAATCGGGCGATGCGATCATTTCGGCAGTGGGTGAGAGGGAAAATAGAGAATTGA
- a CDS encoding mCpol domain-containing protein, whose amino-acid sequence MKYVGIDGDDVGARLELGFLKNREEDVRLLSKEVDKSILIMSENLQSLGMEVIFFSGDSLLCKGEDLDTNMLVELIESQSITFNFSAGIGNTLRDTYLALKYAKTSGKSRVVIFEDSEYKVLKIN is encoded by the coding sequence ATGAAATATGTCGGCATTGATGGCGATGACGTAGGGGCAAGGCTTGAGCTTGGATTTCTGAAAAATAGAGAAGAAGATGTTAGACTGCTTAGCAAAGAAGTAGATAAGTCTATTTTGATTATGAGTGAAAATCTTCAGTCTTTAGGCATGGAAGTCATTTTCTTCTCGGGAGATAGTCTTTTGTGCAAAGGAGAAGACTTGGACACGAATATGTTGGTTGAATTGATTGAGTCTCAGTCAATTACATTCAATTTTTCGGCGGGCATTGGAAACACGTTAAGAGACACCTATCTTGCTTTAAAGTATGCAAAGACATCTGGGAAAAGCAGAGTCGTGATATTTGAAGATTCAGAATACAAAGTCTTGAAAATTAATTGA
- a CDS encoding RAMP superfamily CRISPR-associated protein: MTANRPSKPIRRSPQSDEGPDKPYALVSFPREKPFLKPPVGHHRYRADAYHGTLFLTLKVLTALYVSTGVTALGSDMGSRVPLVKTMVQGRQQQLLIQGSSLKGCVRAIYEAITNSTLAVITNRYRQKMPKERLPCRSKDSLCPASQVFGALDWQGLVHFTDATCTSAKSVTGFMPSLYRPRPEERDAYYDREYAAGRKFYRHAVKAVDKGDRGIPVQQAGTEYVFKTQLHFRNLTEAQLGTLLIALGQDSQYPIALKLGGGKPVGMGTVQVSVPTLEVTQDVRDRYANYDPPEAETLTGEAVTLFIQKMTQAAKSNQLVELPQLEELAEILRWPTDRTAPEGMY, from the coding sequence ATGACCGCAAATCGACCTAGCAAGCCTATCCGGCGATCGCCCCAATCTGATGAAGGGCCAGATAAGCCCTATGCTCTGGTGTCATTTCCTCGGGAAAAGCCGTTTCTTAAACCCCCAGTAGGGCACCATCGCTACAGAGCAGACGCTTACCACGGCACCCTATTTTTGACCCTCAAGGTATTGACGGCCCTGTATGTCTCGACCGGGGTGACAGCTTTGGGTAGTGATATGGGTAGTCGAGTACCGCTCGTTAAAACTATGGTGCAGGGCAGGCAGCAGCAATTGCTGATTCAGGGCAGTTCGCTGAAGGGCTGTGTGCGTGCCATCTATGAGGCCATTACCAACAGCACCCTGGCAGTCATCACCAACCGCTATCGGCAAAAAATGCCAAAAGAGCGTCTGCCCTGCCGCAGCAAAGATAGTCTATGCCCTGCCAGCCAAGTATTTGGAGCACTCGATTGGCAGGGGCTAGTTCACTTTACCGACGCCACTTGTACCTCAGCCAAGTCAGTGACGGGGTTTATGCCCTCGCTCTACCGTCCTCGACCCGAGGAGCGAGATGCCTACTATGACCGAGAGTATGCGGCGGGGCGCAAGTTTTATCGCCATGCGGTGAAGGCAGTAGATAAGGGCGATCGCGGTATTCCAGTGCAGCAAGCAGGTACAGAGTACGTATTTAAAACCCAGCTGCACTTTAGAAACCTGACTGAGGCGCAACTGGGGACGTTGCTAATTGCCCTGGGACAGGATTCGCAGTACCCCATAGCGCTAAAGCTAGGTGGCGGTAAGCCAGTGGGCATGGGGACAGTGCAGGTGTCGGTGCCGACCCTGGAAGTGACGCAAGACGTGCGCGATCGCTATGCTAACTACGACCCACCCGAAGCCGAAACCCTGACCGGCGAAGCGGTAACACTGTTTATTCAAAAAATGACCCAGGCCGCTAAGTCGAACCAACTGGTGGAGCTACCCCAGCTAGAGGAACTGGCGGAGATTTTGCGCTGGCCCACTGACCGCACTGCACCGGAGGGAATGTACTAA
- the csx7 gene encoding CRISPR-associated RAMP protein Csx7 encodes MFHIFKNRLEITGTLTTITALRISQGRSTEPIGSDLPVVKDSLGRPLIPGSSFKGAMRSRLEAFMRGIDPTLAKEPSELVSQAMNSHVKTLKEQHKDDDQALTKALDNLTDEVSKVFGTPWQASKFQVQDLMVEADTWFGQYQERDGVAIDRDTETASDGKLYDFQVVPAGTSFEFKAVVENADPWELGLLMVGLHQFEAQQIPLGGGKSRGLGVVSLELDEMIWVNPDGSEALVKYLEHLVNNQLQSYNKTAHEIQSLKREWSTALIHKLTQAVSAEKAHA; translated from the coding sequence ATGTTTCACATATTCAAAAATCGCCTTGAGATAACTGGCACCCTCACAACCATTACGGCCCTGCGTATCAGCCAAGGGCGCTCTACAGAGCCGATTGGGTCAGACCTGCCGGTTGTCAAAGATTCCTTAGGCAGACCCCTGATACCAGGATCAAGCTTTAAAGGAGCTATGCGATCCCGCCTTGAAGCGTTTATGCGGGGCATTGATCCGACTCTTGCTAAGGAACCCTCTGAGCTAGTGAGTCAGGCGATGAACTCCCATGTCAAAACCCTTAAAGAGCAACATAAGGATGATGATCAAGCGCTGACCAAAGCTTTAGATAATTTGACGGATGAGGTTTCTAAAGTATTTGGCACTCCTTGGCAAGCCAGTAAATTTCAGGTGCAAGACCTGATGGTAGAGGCTGATACCTGGTTTGGCCAGTACCAAGAGCGCGATGGGGTTGCCATTGACCGCGACACCGAAACCGCTTCCGATGGCAAACTCTACGACTTTCAAGTAGTGCCTGCGGGTACGTCCTTTGAGTTCAAAGCCGTGGTCGAGAATGCCGACCCCTGGGAACTGGGTTTGCTGATGGTGGGCTTGCACCAGTTTGAAGCTCAGCAGATCCCTTTAGGGGGCGGTAAGTCGAGGGGATTAGGTGTTGTCAGTCTAGAACTCGATGAAATGATTTGGGTAAATCCAGATGGTTCTGAGGCACTAGTTAAGTACTTAGAGCACTTAGTTAATAATCAGCTCCAGTCTTACAACAAAACAGCACACGAGATTCAGTCTCTTAAACGGGAGTGGTCTACAGCGCTCATTCACAAGCTAACCCAGGCCGTATCAGCGGAGAAAGCCCATGCATAA
- a CDS encoding GntR family transcriptional regulator yields MILSSSPIINRSKSLYEQVYHALRSAILTGDLSPGDRLVETQLAEWLQVSRTPLREALRQLQQDGLVTADVSGGLRGTTITAADAEELYDCRLALEALAVAGACTHATAEQLEAIALCVAQAEGATANSHGSLSPEGLLNVDYQFHHLIAESSGNRRLVSLLDSLFDAMALLRIQTLQQNPNVLDIRLEHRQIYEAILSRNSEVAVSAITQHLRASKTRVVKEIEGHQPVAAVPS; encoded by the coding sequence GTGATTCTATCCTCTTCACCGATCATCAACCGCAGCAAGTCGCTCTACGAGCAGGTGTACCACGCGCTGCGTTCGGCGATTTTGACCGGCGACCTCTCCCCAGGCGATCGCCTGGTTGAAACCCAGTTGGCCGAGTGGCTGCAGGTGAGCCGCACCCCCCTGCGCGAGGCGCTGCGCCAGCTCCAGCAGGACGGGCTGGTTACCGCCGATGTCAGCGGCGGGCTGCGGGGGACCACCATTACTGCCGCCGATGCCGAAGAACTCTACGACTGTCGGCTGGCCCTGGAGGCCCTGGCGGTGGCCGGGGCCTGTACCCACGCCACAGCGGAGCAGCTGGAGGCAATTGCCCTCTGCGTGGCCCAGGCCGAGGGGGCCACCGCCAACAGCCACGGCAGCCTCTCCCCCGAAGGGCTGCTCAACGTGGACTACCAGTTTCACCACCTGATTGCCGAAAGCTCGGGCAATCGGCGGCTGGTGTCGCTGCTCGATTCACTGTTTGACGCCATGGCCCTGCTGCGGATCCAGACCCTCCAGCAAAACCCCAACGTGCTCGATATTCGCCTGGAGCACCGCCAGATCTACGAGGCCATCCTCAGCCGCAACTCGGAGGTGGCCGTCAGCGCCATCACCCAGCACCTGCGGGCCAGCAAAACCCGCGTGGTCAAAGAAATTGAGGGCCATCAGCCGGTTGCGGCGGTTCCGTCCTGA
- the csx10 gene encoding CRISPR-associated RAMP protein Csx10, translated as MKQITLTITAHSPLAIGQRKPGGSVSEAMDYIPGTVIRGAIAGQILRQTQETPETGDDFHRLFVDEQAAVFRNGYPAVARVNDDTYELRAEAISVLPVTALSSKTDGGFKPGKAGVFDSLIDSYCAKEHGLFYEPNDITGNRVEPFSGFYSKSGTSHATHSVNKRLLTRVGINRQRATAQDEILYSLEVLNETQGKQQPVPSVYRSTILVNDDALAEQLLAFIQGNGDRIRLGGSASRGLGQVSIAATLAEEPANSLPHRVTAFNTKLQERWALWNTFGSLDPDPLQDRLFFTIDFQADAILTEHWRRTMVLSEAMLKQSADLASSEIRLEMAYSSYDYRSGWNAAWGLPKDVELVTKIGSVFLYSIPMSEGDGWYECLAQLERWGVGDRASEGFGQVRVCNEFHQVMREASV; from the coding sequence ATGAAGCAGATTACCCTTACCATTACAGCCCACTCCCCCTTAGCGATCGGCCAGCGCAAGCCGGGTGGCTCCGTCAGCGAAGCGATGGACTACATCCCCGGTACGGTGATTCGCGGTGCGATCGCAGGCCAGATTTTACGCCAGACCCAGGAGACACCCGAGACGGGGGATGATTTTCATCGGTTGTTTGTCGATGAACAGGCCGCTGTGTTTCGCAACGGCTACCCGGCGGTCGCCAGGGTAAATGACGATACCTACGAACTTAGAGCCGAAGCCATCTCTGTCTTGCCCGTCACGGCGCTGAGTTCTAAAACTGACGGTGGCTTCAAGCCCGGCAAAGCAGGCGTGTTTGACTCGCTCATCGACAGCTACTGCGCTAAAGAGCATGGCTTGTTTTATGAACCTAATGACATAACGGGCAATCGCGTAGAACCCTTTAGCGGTTTCTACAGCAAATCGGGCACCTCCCACGCTACCCACTCGGTTAACAAGCGCCTGTTGACACGGGTAGGCATCAACCGCCAACGGGCCACCGCCCAAGATGAAATTCTCTACAGCCTGGAGGTGTTGAATGAAACCCAGGGAAAACAGCAGCCAGTGCCCTCGGTCTACCGCAGCACCATTTTGGTGAATGACGATGCGCTGGCTGAGCAACTGTTGGCGTTTATTCAGGGCAATGGCGACCGCATTCGGCTGGGCGGCTCCGCCTCACGGGGGCTGGGTCAGGTAAGCATTGCAGCAACTCTTGCTGAAGAACCAGCAAACTCTCTGCCCCATAGGGTTACGGCCTTTAATACCAAGTTACAAGAGCGCTGGGCGCTATGGAATACCTTTGGTAGTCTTGATCCCGACCCTCTGCAAGATCGCCTCTTTTTCACCATTGACTTTCAGGCTGATGCGATTCTTACCGAACACTGGCGACGCACGATGGTGTTGTCTGAAGCCATGCTGAAACAGTCTGCCGATCTTGCCAGCAGTGAGATTAGGTTAGAGATGGCCTACAGCAGCTATGACTACCGCTCGGGATGGAATGCCGCCTGGGGGCTACCCAAGGATGTGGAATTAGTGACCAAGATTGGGAGTGTGTTTTTGTACAGCATTCCAATGTCGGAGGGCGACGGTTGGTATGAGTGCCTGGCTCAGCTAGAACGCTGGGGTGTGGGCGATCGTGCCAGCGAAGGCTTTGGCCAAGTTCGAGTCTGTAATGAGTTTCACCAGGTTATGCGAGAGGCGTCGGTATAA
- a CDS encoding CHASE2 domain-containing protein, whose translation MQVNPTESLTIEQLKYALQRTITNGLQLAILNSCDGLGLAWDLADLHLPQTIVMREPVPDAIAHQFLKGFLAAFAQGTPLYSAVREAREKLHGLSELGSCAAWLPVIVQNPAEVPPTWPQLAGQPVKPAPMTRPPLKPAQRRTVWRTLALTATVLALRWVGLLQPAELWAYDALMRSRPAETPDPRLVVVTVDENDIQSQTAPNRRGSVADATLHQALTILANSEPRIVGLDLYRDFPASDPALVAALEQPNLVGLCKSRDAIAGSVGISPPPELPLAQVGFSDFVEESDGLVRRQLLTLTPDPVSPCQSSYGFAALVAIHYLNQAGLSPGFTAQGNLHIGDVVFPRLNQRTGGLQRIDNGGNQLLLNYRALAAPDQIAATVTLQQLLNGQVNLERLRDRIILIGVTAPSGGDYWSTPYGAQGQTRTAGAGGVRASLPGLQPQGQPPLPAPQCLVYGPAPPPCLPPGALRRHH comes from the coding sequence ATCCAGGTCAACCCCACTGAATCACTGACCATTGAGCAGCTCAAATACGCCCTGCAACGCACCATCACTAATGGCTTACAGCTAGCGATTTTGAACTCCTGCGACGGGCTGGGGCTGGCCTGGGATCTGGCCGATCTGCACCTGCCCCAAACCATTGTGATGCGGGAGCCGGTACCCGATGCGATCGCCCACCAATTCCTCAAAGGGTTTCTAGCCGCATTCGCCCAGGGCACACCGCTCTACAGCGCCGTGCGCGAAGCCCGCGAAAAGCTCCATGGGCTGAGTGAGCTGGGCAGCTGCGCCGCCTGGCTGCCGGTGATTGTGCAAAATCCGGCGGAGGTGCCCCCCACCTGGCCCCAGCTAGCGGGTCAGCCCGTGAAGCCCGCTCCGATGACGCGGCCTCCACTAAAACCCGCCCAGCGTCGAACTGTATGGAGAACCCTGGCCCTCACCGCCACGGTTTTAGCCCTGCGCTGGGTCGGCCTTCTGCAACCTGCCGAACTGTGGGCCTACGACGCCTTAATGCGATCGCGCCCAGCCGAGACCCCTGACCCTCGCCTGGTGGTGGTGACGGTGGATGAAAACGACATTCAATCTCAAACCGCCCCAAATCGACGGGGTTCGGTGGCCGATGCGACCCTGCACCAGGCTCTGACCATCCTGGCCAACAGTGAGCCCCGAATCGTTGGCCTTGACCTGTACCGTGACTTTCCGGCCAGCGACCCGGCCCTGGTGGCAGCGCTGGAGCAGCCCAATCTGGTGGGGCTGTGCAAAAGCCGGGATGCGATCGCAGGCTCGGTCGGCATCAGTCCGCCGCCAGAGCTACCCCTCGCCCAGGTCGGCTTCAGCGACTTTGTTGAAGAATCTGACGGCCTGGTCAGGCGGCAGCTGCTAACGCTGACCCCCGATCCGGTTTCGCCCTGTCAGTCGTCCTATGGGTTTGCAGCCTTGGTGGCCATTCACTACCTCAACCAGGCTGGACTATCGCCCGGCTTCACAGCCCAGGGCAATTTGCACATTGGCGATGTGGTGTTTCCCCGGCTCAACCAGCGTACGGGTGGGCTGCAACGGATCGACAACGGCGGCAACCAGCTATTGCTCAACTACCGCGCCCTGGCGGCTCCCGACCAGATCGCGGCGACGGTTACTCTCCAGCAGCTTTTGAATGGGCAGGTGAATCTGGAGCGGCTGCGCGATCGCATTATCCTCATCGGCGTCACCGCCCCCAGCGGCGGCGACTACTGGTCAACCCCCTACGGTGCCCAGGGCCAGACCCGCACGGCGGGCGCTGGCGGCGTGCGGGCCAGTCTACCGGGGCTACAGCCTCAGGGGCAACCCCCGCTACCCGCGCCTCAATGCCTGGTTTACGGCCCTGCGCCGCCGCCCTGCCTACCACCGGGTGCGCTCCGACGACACCACTAA
- a CDS encoding RAMP superfamily CRISPR-associated protein, which translates to MHKRFVNHCTINLTISPRGPVLIKSGKEGADPTKPDMEFVETYHGGGRSIYLPGSSLKGALRAHAERIVRTIGSDRFPPDLPNLDPQDDLPIPLWATDPLNQKSYKYLETPQKEKDTQTIYRWSSFTDQLFGSVAIAARLRIEDAYPDPEQPKPRLEERNGVAIDRVFGSVAVGPFNYQVCTEGAFRTKIHLKNFTLEQLGLLGLVLRDLREGWFGLGFAKSRGMGLVDVKLNDARIEYPGCVLEGGQIYTLGSQTPWEAVALKGSGAFLPEAERQNYGFPKKDVQPLDASKAEFILEEMDYGLGVRLSWSDNQIDDLFRMAVAAWRKRLQEVAA; encoded by the coding sequence ATGCATAAGCGCTTTGTAAACCACTGCACTATCAACCTGACGATTTCTCCCCGTGGGCCGGTGCTGATTAAATCTGGCAAAGAGGGAGCTGATCCCACCAAGCCCGATATGGAATTTGTAGAAACGTATCACGGCGGGGGGCGCTCTATTTACTTGCCAGGTAGCTCTCTCAAAGGGGCTTTGCGTGCCCACGCCGAGCGCATTGTGCGCACCATTGGTAGCGATCGCTTTCCTCCAGACTTACCAAACTTAGATCCCCAAGATGATCTGCCTATACCTCTATGGGCAACAGATCCATTGAATCAAAAAAGTTACAAGTATCTAGAGACGCCGCAAAAAGAGAAAGATACGCAAACCATTTATCGATGGTCATCGTTTACCGACCAGCTGTTTGGCAGTGTGGCGATCGCCGCTCGCTTGCGCATAGAAGACGCCTACCCAGACCCAGAGCAACCCAAGCCCCGGCTTGAAGAACGTAATGGGGTAGCCATCGATCGCGTCTTTGGATCGGTAGCAGTGGGGCCGTTTAACTACCAAGTCTGCACTGAAGGAGCATTTCGCACCAAAATTCACCTCAAAAACTTCACTCTAGAGCAGCTGGGGCTGCTGGGGCTGGTGTTGCGTGACCTGCGAGAGGGATGGTTTGGGCTGGGTTTTGCCAAGTCGCGGGGCATGGGCCTAGTAGATGTCAAACTTAACGACGCCAGGATTGAGTATCCCGGCTGTGTGCTGGAAGGTGGGCAGATCTACACCCTGGGCAGCCAGACCCCGTGGGAGGCCGTTGCCCTCAAAGGATCTGGAGCATTTTTGCCTGAGGCAGAGCGCCAAAACTACGGATTTCCCAAAAAAGATGTGCAACCACTCGATGCCTCAAAGGCAGAATTCATCCTTGAGGAGATGGACTACGGATTGGGAGTACGGCTTAGTTGGTCTGACAACCAGATTGATGACCTGTTTCGGATGGCGGTAGCAGCCTGGCGCAAACGGCTGCAGGAGGTAGCCGCGTGA
- a CDS encoding iron uptake porin, translating to MVKLLWQSLLAVPAAVAVSGAAIAAESQPLQVGSFDQEPIQLAQITSVSELTDVLPSDWAFQALQSLVENYGCIQGYPDRTFRGQRALTRFEFAAGLNACLDVIATLIAQSGIDPEDLAAIRRLQQEFQAELATLRGRVDALEAETATLRAQQFSTTTKLRGEAVFNLITPFDTLAPETSTSVASRARLNFDTSFSGRDRLRIRLQAGDGNAITGGPGNPLGGLATAAGGGFNVDVTTFAYSFPLGNRINATVSARGNAGRDWVNPATRPFDGPSVANAGRVQFYDTFGSTSNGAGVGLNIAFTDNLILDLGYTASNPGGATNPAVGIAAARNQSYIAQLNLVNAGILNLAAAYLHSDGAAAGFAVPTATDTFAGLVNLNFGGFFIAGHGAFTSFTGGDDFSWTAGLGINNFLVEGARFGVYGGQLPTASRPQCADSRVAARPGAGPHPDGDQPDWQLSHGGGSRRRRAGRSGHSLRLSAL from the coding sequence ATGGTTAAATTACTGTGGCAATCGCTGCTGGCGGTGCCTGCTGCTGTGGCGGTGTCGGGTGCGGCGATCGCAGCCGAGTCCCAGCCCCTCCAGGTCGGCAGCTTCGATCAAGAGCCGATTCAACTGGCTCAGATCACCAGCGTGTCGGAACTGACCGACGTGCTGCCCTCGGACTGGGCCTTCCAAGCGCTGCAAAGCCTAGTGGAGAACTATGGCTGCATCCAGGGTTATCCCGATCGCACCTTCCGGGGTCAGCGTGCCCTGACCCGCTTTGAGTTTGCTGCCGGTCTGAACGCCTGCCTGGATGTGATCGCTACCCTGATTGCCCAATCGGGCATTGACCCCGAAGATTTGGCTGCCATCCGCCGCCTACAGCAAGAGTTCCAAGCCGAATTGGCCACCCTGCGCGGTCGTGTCGATGCTCTGGAAGCCGAAACCGCGACCCTGCGGGCTCAGCAGTTCTCGACTACCACCAAACTGCGCGGTGAGGCGGTATTCAACTTAATCACGCCCTTTGACACCCTGGCTCCCGAAACCAGCACCAGTGTTGCCTCTCGGGCTCGTCTGAACTTTGACACGAGTTTTTCCGGTCGCGATCGCCTGCGCATTCGTCTACAGGCCGGGGATGGTAACGCTATCACGGGTGGCCCCGGCAACCCTCTGGGCGGTCTAGCTACCGCTGCTGGCGGTGGCTTTAACGTCGATGTCACCACCTTCGCCTACAGCTTTCCCCTCGGCAACCGCATCAATGCTACTGTTTCTGCGCGAGGCAACGCTGGCAGGGACTGGGTAAACCCCGCTACCCGCCCCTTCGATGGCCCTTCCGTGGCCAACGCGGGTCGCGTTCAGTTCTATGACACCTTTGGCAGCACGTCTAACGGTGCTGGCGTTGGCCTGAACATCGCCTTCACCGACAACCTGATTCTGGACTTGGGCTACACCGCTTCGAATCCTGGCGGTGCTACCAACCCTGCCGTTGGTATTGCCGCTGCCCGAAACCAGAGCTACATCGCTCAGCTTAATCTGGTCAACGCTGGAATTCTCAATTTAGCGGCGGCCTATCTGCACAGTGATGGTGCGGCCGCTGGCTTTGCGGTTCCCACCGCCACCGATACCTTTGCAGGGCTGGTGAACCTCAACTTTGGCGGGTTCTTTATCGCTGGCCACGGGGCGTTTACCTCGTTCACCGGGGGAGACGACTTTAGCTGGACGGCGGGTCTCGGGATCAACAACTTCCTGGTGGAAGGCGCAAGATTTGGCGTGTACGGTGGTCAACTACCCACTGCCAGTCGTCCGCAATGTGCTGATTCCAGAGTCGCTGCCCGCCCTGGTGCTGGGCCTCACCCTGATGGTGATCAGCCTGATTGGCAACTCAGCCATGGCGGGGGTAGTCGGCGGCGGCGGGCTGGGCGATCTGGCCATTCGCTACGGCTTTCAGCGCTTTGA
- a CDS encoding type II toxin-antitoxin system HicB family antitoxin, with the protein MTQYLIVIEPTETGFSAYSPDLPGCISTGTTRAEVESNMREAIEFHLESLKLEGLDVPQPSTTSAYIEVAA; encoded by the coding sequence GTGACTCAATATTTGATCGTCATTGAACCAACTGAGACAGGCTTTTCGGCCTATTCCCCCGATTTACCGGGCTGTATTTCGACTGGGACGACTCGGGCTGAGGTAGAAAGCAACATGCGTGAAGCGATCGAGTTTCATCTCGAAAGCCTCAAGCTAGAAGGCTTAGACGTTCCGCAACCTTCTACCACCTCCGCCTACATTGAAGTCGCCGCATAG